The following proteins come from a genomic window of Megalobrama amblycephala isolate DHTTF-2021 linkage group LG1, ASM1881202v1, whole genome shotgun sequence:
- the tecra gene encoding very-long-chain enoyl-CoA reductase, whose amino-acid sequence MDTLALEAKVAKNDGTAAPAPSKPRPKPPKKAKRIVYFEVEILHIKTREKLMLLDKVEPTATVLDIKSMFHKSNPHWYPARQSLSLDPKGKPLRDEEILQELPVGTTTTFYFRDLGPQIAWGTVFLVECIGPLVIYLMFYFRLPFIYAHKYEFTASKHLVVHIACICHSFHYGKRILETLFVHRFSHGTMPMRNIFKNCFFYWCSAAWMAYYINHPLYTPPYYGEKQVKAALGIFLFCQLGSFSIHMALRSLKLSGPKNKKIPYPTKNPFTWIFVLVSCPNYTYELGSWLGFTLMTQCVPVLFFTVVGFIQMTVWAKGKHRSYLKEFKEYPTLRSPILPFIL is encoded by the exons ATGGATACGTTAGCTTTAGAGGCAAAAGTTGCCAAGAATGACGGCACTGCTGCTCCGGCGCCCTCCAAGCCCAGACCAAAACCTCCGAAAAAAGCGAAACGAATTGTTTACTTTGAGGTGGAGATACTACATATCAAAACCCGAGAAAAACTAATGCTCCTGGATAAG GTAGAGCCAACAGCCACTGTTTTGGACATTAAGTCTATGTTCCACAAATCAA ATCCACACTGGTATCCTGCCAGACAGTCTTTAAGCCTGGACCCAA AAGGGAAACCCTTAAGAGACGAGGAAATCCTTCAGGAGCTCCCAGTGGGAACCACTACAACCTTCTACTTCAGAGACCTGGGACCTCAGATTGCCTGGGGAACT GTGTTCCTGGTCGAGTGCATTGGACCACTTGTCATATACCTGATGTTTTATTTTCGACTCCCTTTCATCTACGCTCACAAGTATGAGTTCACCGCCAGTAAGCATTTGGTTGTGCA TATAGCCTGTATATGTCACTCCTTCCACTATGGGAAGCGCATCTTGGAGACGTTGTTCGTCCATCGCTTCTCCCACGGCACCATGCCGATGCGGAACATTTTTAAA AACTGCTTCTTTTACTGGTGCTCTGCAGCATGGATGGCTTACTACATCAATCACCCTCTCTACACACCGCCAT ATTATGGGGAGAAGCAGGTGAAAGCAGCGTTGGGAATCTTTCTA TTTTGTCAACTTGGCAGCTTCTCGATTCACATGGCTCTGCGAAGTCTCAAACTATCTG gcCCTAAGAATAAGAAGATTCCTTATCCAACCAAGAATCCTTTTACATGGATATTTGTACTTGTTTCTTGCCCAAACTACACATATGAG CTGGGCTCCTGGCTTGGATTCACACTGATGACCCAGTGTGTGCCCGTGTTGTTCTTCACTGTGGTGGGATTCATACAGATGACGGTTTGGGCCAAAGGAAAGCATCGCAGCTACCTGAAGGAGTTCAAAGAGTATCCCACTCTGCGCTCCCCAATCCTACCTTTCATCCTTTAG